A single genomic interval of Zobellia nedashkovskayae harbors:
- the kbl gene encoding glycine C-acetyltransferase, translated as MYGKIKEHLEKELTGIKEDGLYKSERIITTPQGAVIKISTGEEVINFCANNYLGLSSHPEVIQAAKDTLDSHGFGMSSVRFICGTQDIHKELEKKIADFYGTEDTILYAAAFDANGGVFEPLLSAEDAIISDSLNHASIIDGVRLCKAKRYRYANSDMQDLEKQLIQANEDQARFKIIVTDGVFSMDGLVAPLDKICDLADKYDAMVMIDECHATGFIGPTGKGTLEEKDVMGRIDIITGTLGKALGGAMGGYTTGKKEIIEILRQRSRPYLFSNSLAPAIVGASIKVFELLEDDTSLRDKVQENAAYFKVGMKKAGFDIIDGESAIVPVMLYDAKLAQQMASRLLEKGIYVIGFFFPVVPKGKARIRVQLSAAHDIKHLDLAIEAFIAVGKELKIV; from the coding sequence ATGTACGGAAAAATCAAAGAACACCTAGAGAAAGAACTTACCGGTATTAAGGAAGACGGCCTTTATAAAAGTGAAAGAATAATAACAACGCCTCAAGGTGCTGTTATTAAAATTTCTACAGGAGAAGAGGTTATAAACTTTTGTGCGAACAACTATTTGGGTCTTTCGTCGCACCCAGAAGTTATTCAAGCGGCAAAAGACACATTGGACAGTCATGGTTTTGGTATGTCTTCAGTACGCTTTATTTGTGGTACTCAAGATATTCATAAGGAACTGGAAAAGAAAATTGCTGATTTCTATGGTACGGAAGATACCATATTATATGCAGCGGCCTTTGATGCCAATGGTGGAGTTTTTGAACCATTACTATCTGCAGAAGATGCTATTATATCAGATTCACTTAATCACGCCTCAATAATAGATGGGGTTAGATTATGTAAGGCGAAGCGTTACCGTTATGCGAACAGTGATATGCAGGATCTAGAAAAGCAACTGATACAAGCCAATGAAGATCAAGCACGATTTAAAATAATAGTAACTGACGGTGTTTTCTCTATGGACGGCCTTGTGGCTCCTTTAGATAAAATTTGCGATTTGGCAGATAAGTACGATGCCATGGTAATGATAGATGAATGTCATGCCACAGGCTTTATAGGTCCTACGGGAAAAGGTACGTTAGAAGAAAAAGACGTTATGGGCCGTATTGACATCATTACGGGAACGTTAGGTAAAGCACTTGGTGGGGCCATGGGTGGTTATACTACAGGGAAAAAAGAAATTATTGAGATTCTACGCCAACGTTCAAGACCGTATTTATTCTCTAACTCTTTGGCCCCTGCTATCGTGGGTGCATCTATTAAGGTGTTTGAACTTTTAGAAGATGATACTTCCTTGCGTGATAAGGTCCAGGAAAATGCCGCTTATTTTAAGGTCGGAATGAAGAAAGCAGGCTTTGATATTATAGATGGTGAATCGGCTATTGTACCTGTAATGTTATATGACGCTAAATTAGCGCAACAAATGGCAAGTCGTTTGTTGGAAAAAGGAATTTATGTAATAGGATTTTTCTTCCCAGTGGTGCCAAAAGGCAAAGCAAGAATACGTGTTCAGTTGTCTGCCGCCCATGATATCAAGCACTTAGACCTTGCAATAGAGGCTTTTATTGCCGTTGGAAAGGAGTTAAAAATCGTTTAA
- a CDS encoding PD-(D/E)XK nuclease family protein — protein sequence MQSFLEEVVKEVWEKYSSHEHIVFVLPSKRAGTFLKNAIAKSADSTFFAPDIYSIETFIEQISGLSYASNTQQLFILYNTYLKETSQDRDSFYSFSNWAQTLLQDFNEIDRYLVDAKKLFSNLAAIQELTHWSLQKEKTKMMEDYLRFWNNLESLYGNFNTALLSVGLGHQGLVYRKAHSELETYLEKNPKKFFVFIGFNALNTAETKIIQHILDHANSDIYWDIDSYFLEDKVHDAGFFLRQHLKTWPYLKENALKGVSSYYLGDKAINVIGVPKNVSQAKYTAHLLESIHGQKASDLKRTAVVLGDESLLNPILNSIPECIERVNVTMGYPLNKIPLASLFDQFLNLYINRNEQGWFYQNILSFLAHPYVHILLGNDNEGHNVESIEEVIKNKNWVYINTDHIKQVEKNGTMASTLLFHEKTPTPKEILEHCLRIIAALKDKLHDTKDALSLEYLYRYFNLFNQLSDLVEKYDFITDLKSLLGLYRELLSSETLDFQGEPLEGLQVMGMLESRNLDFETVIITSVNEGILPSGKSNNSFIPFDLKVQLGLPTFKEKDAVYTYHFYRLLQRAKNIYVLYNTEPDVLEGGERSRLINQLLTDENRSSIINESVASPIISPKQHVLESIEKDSCLLELIKAHALKGFSPTSLSNYVRNPIDFYKRNLLGIDDVLEVEETIAANTFGTIVHDTLEDLYTPFIGSILTEEKLVDAKTKVAELVKKHFAKTYLDGDISRGKNLIAFNVVLRYMENFINLEIDDVKKHQIKIVGLEANLKISLDIPSVDFPINLKGKLDRIDEIDGTLRIIDYKTGRVERNQLEIVDGISITSDYKFSKAFQLLCYATMYASEHPEVLMEAGIISFKKLSSGVMKFATKDKAGNGAKKETKIGKETLSLFYTELTALITEICNIKVPFEEKEV from the coding sequence ATGCAGAGTTTTCTAGAAGAAGTAGTCAAAGAAGTATGGGAAAAATACAGTTCGCACGAGCATATCGTTTTTGTGCTTCCAAGTAAGCGGGCCGGTACTTTCCTCAAAAATGCCATAGCAAAATCTGCGGACAGCACTTTTTTTGCTCCTGATATATATAGTATTGAAACCTTTATTGAGCAGATATCTGGTTTATCCTACGCTAGTAATACTCAGCAGCTTTTTATTCTCTACAATACTTACCTAAAAGAAACTTCACAAGATAGAGACAGCTTTTATAGTTTTTCTAATTGGGCACAAACCCTTTTACAAGACTTTAATGAGATTGACCGTTATCTGGTTGATGCCAAAAAACTCTTTTCTAATTTAGCTGCAATACAGGAATTAACCCATTGGTCCCTACAGAAGGAAAAGACCAAAATGATGGAGGATTACCTTCGGTTTTGGAATAACCTGGAATCATTATACGGTAATTTTAATACGGCTTTATTGAGCGTGGGTCTTGGACATCAAGGTTTGGTGTACCGCAAAGCCCATTCTGAGTTGGAAACTTACTTAGAAAAGAACCCAAAGAAGTTTTTTGTATTCATAGGGTTCAATGCTTTGAATACGGCAGAAACTAAAATAATACAACATATTCTTGATCATGCCAATTCTGATATTTATTGGGATATAGATTCTTACTTTTTAGAGGATAAGGTTCATGACGCGGGTTTCTTTTTGAGACAACACCTTAAAACGTGGCCTTATCTAAAAGAAAATGCACTTAAAGGTGTAAGCTCATACTATCTAGGAGATAAAGCGATTAACGTGATCGGAGTGCCCAAGAATGTCTCACAAGCAAAGTATACTGCCCATTTACTTGAGAGTATTCATGGCCAGAAAGCTTCTGATTTAAAACGAACCGCTGTTGTACTAGGTGATGAATCTCTTTTAAACCCAATTTTAAATTCTATACCTGAATGTATTGAAAGGGTCAACGTAACCATGGGTTACCCTTTAAATAAGATTCCATTGGCTAGTTTATTTGATCAGTTTTTAAACCTGTATATCAATAGGAACGAACAAGGTTGGTTCTATCAGAATATACTATCATTTTTGGCGCACCCTTATGTGCATATACTTTTAGGAAATGATAACGAAGGTCACAACGTAGAGTCTATTGAAGAAGTTATAAAAAATAAGAATTGGGTGTATATCAATACAGATCATATTAAACAAGTGGAAAAAAATGGCACTATGGCCTCCACATTGCTATTTCATGAAAAAACACCTACTCCAAAAGAAATTCTAGAACACTGTTTGCGTATAATAGCAGCGCTTAAAGACAAACTTCATGATACCAAAGATGCTTTGTCTCTAGAGTATCTTTATAGATATTTTAATTTATTCAACCAGTTGTCTGATTTGGTGGAGAAGTATGATTTTATAACGGACCTTAAATCCTTATTGGGCCTTTATCGCGAGCTATTATCTTCTGAAACACTTGATTTTCAAGGGGAACCATTAGAAGGATTACAAGTAATGGGAATGCTAGAAAGTCGTAACCTGGATTTTGAAACGGTTATTATTACTTCCGTAAACGAAGGAATACTTCCTTCAGGAAAATCAAATAATTCATTTATTCCATTCGACTTAAAAGTACAATTAGGGCTTCCAACCTTTAAGGAAAAGGATGCTGTATATACCTATCACTTTTACAGGTTATTGCAGCGTGCTAAAAATATCTATGTCCTGTATAACACAGAACCAGACGTATTAGAAGGAGGAGAGCGTAGTAGACTTATAAACCAATTGCTGACTGATGAGAACAGAAGTTCTATTATTAATGAGAGCGTAGCATCGCCAATCATATCACCTAAGCAACATGTTTTAGAGTCTATTGAGAAAGACAGTTGCTTGCTAGAACTCATTAAGGCGCACGCTTTAAAGGGGTTTTCGCCTACATCGCTTAGCAACTACGTTAGAAATCCTATTGATTTTTATAAAAGGAATTTACTTGGTATTGATGATGTGCTTGAGGTTGAAGAAACTATAGCAGCCAATACTTTTGGTACTATTGTTCATGATACTTTAGAGGACCTCTATACTCCTTTCATCGGAAGTATTTTGACTGAAGAAAAACTAGTGGATGCTAAAACTAAAGTAGCAGAATTAGTAAAAAAACACTTTGCTAAGACCTATTTAGATGGTGATATCTCTAGAGGTAAAAATCTCATTGCCTTTAACGTGGTTCTTCGTTACATGGAGAACTTTATTAATTTGGAAATTGACGATGTCAAAAAACATCAGATTAAAATAGTAGGCTTAGAAGCTAATCTTAAGATATCGCTAGATATTCCTTCGGTAGACTTTCCAATTAATCTGAAAGGTAAATTAGATAGGATTGATGAAATAGATGGAACGTTAAGAATCATAGATTATAAAACGGGAAGAGTTGAACGGAATCAATTGGAAATTGTAGATGGTATATCCATAACATCAGATTATAAATTCAGTAAAGCTTTTCAGCTCCTTTGTTATGCCACAATGTACGCTTCTGAACATCCGGAAGTACTTATGGAAGCAGGAATTATATCCTTTAAAAAGCTGAGTTCTGGCGTAATGAAGTTCGCGACAAAGGATAAGGCGGGCAATGGCGCAAAAAAAGAAACAAAAATAGGGAAAGAAACTCTTTCCCTATTTTATACTGAGCTCACAGCTTTAATTACTGAAATTTGTAATATTAAAGTTCCGTTCGAGGAGAAAGAAGTATAA
- a CDS encoding OmpA family protein gives MKHLSKLFVVAVLIVGINNMQAQDENNPWQVQFGVNAIDVYPTSDDNFPTQTSSFGNELFNATDHWNILPSISYVGVSRSVGDGISVGVRGSLNKISKLGDIGVDDLSHYALDGTIKYNFLKEKVVDPFVEVGGGYTWVDEIGAGTVNGGVGVNFWFTENIGLTVQTTYKHAFEDYGRKHWQHLAGISVKFGGTDTDGDGVYDKDDACPEVAGLEAFNGCPDADGDGIEDSKDACPNEAGSKEMNGCPDADGDGVADKDDKCPNEAGLANLAGCPDADGDGVADGDDECPNEAGPAENKGCPWADGDGDGVLDKDDKCPEVAGTVANAGCPEVTEEVQKQLNDYARTILFDTGKSSIKAESTSVMVDIITILKEYPNAKFTVEGHTDSVGSQKLNQSLSESRALSVKEFLVEKGIEEFRLSAIGYGEDKPIASNNTRSGRKENRRVEINLVK, from the coding sequence ATGAAACATCTTAGCAAATTATTCGTTGTTGCTGTCCTTATTGTAGGCATCAACAACATGCAAGCGCAAGACGAGAATAATCCATGGCAAGTACAATTCGGAGTTAATGCCATAGATGTGTACCCGACTAGCGATGACAATTTCCCGACACAGACTAGTTCTTTCGGTAATGAGCTTTTCAACGCTACGGATCACTGGAATATTCTTCCTTCTATTTCCTATGTTGGTGTATCTAGATCTGTAGGTGACGGTATCTCCGTTGGTGTAAGAGGATCTTTAAACAAAATCAGCAAATTAGGCGATATTGGTGTAGACGATCTTTCTCACTACGCTTTAGATGGTACAATTAAATATAACTTCCTTAAGGAAAAAGTTGTAGATCCATTCGTTGAAGTAGGTGGTGGTTACACTTGGGTTGATGAAATTGGTGCTGGTACTGTTAATGGTGGTGTTGGTGTAAACTTCTGGTTTACTGAAAACATCGGTCTTACTGTACAGACTACTTACAAGCACGCTTTTGAAGATTACGGTCGTAAGCACTGGCAACATTTAGCAGGTATCTCTGTTAAGTTTGGTGGTACTGATACTGACGGTGATGGTGTATATGACAAAGATGATGCTTGTCCAGAGGTTGCTGGTCTTGAAGCTTTCAACGGTTGTCCTGATGCTGATGGCGATGGAATCGAAGATAGCAAAGATGCTTGTCCTAACGAAGCTGGTTCTAAAGAAATGAACGGTTGTCCTGATGCTGATGGTGATGGAGTTGCTGATAAAGATGACAAATGTCCTAACGAAGCTGGATTGGCTAACCTAGCAGGTTGTCCTGATGCTGACGGTGACGGAGTTGCTGATGGTGACGATGAGTGTCCTAACGAAGCAGGTCCTGCTGAGAACAAGGGTTGTCCTTGGGCTGACGGTGATGGCGACGGTGTATTAGACAAAGATGATAAATGTCCTGAGGTTGCAGGTACAGTAGCTAACGCTGGTTGTCCTGAAGTAACTGAAGAAGTACAGAAGCAATTGAATGACTATGCTAGAACTATCTTGTTTGACACAGGTAAGTCTTCTATCAAAGCTGAGTCTACTTCTGTAATGGTTGACATCATCACTATCTTAAAAGAGTATCCTAATGCTAAATTTACAGTAGAAGGTCACACTGATAGCGTTGGTAGCCAGAAATTGAACCAAAGCCTTTCTGAGTCAAGAGCACTTTCTGTAAAAGAGTTCTTAGTAGAAAAAGGTATTGAAGAATTTAGATTGTCTGCTATCGGTTACGGTGAAGACAAGCCTATCGCTTCTAACAACACAAGAAGTGGAAGAAAAGAAAACAGAAGAGTTGAGATTAACTTAGTAAAGTAA